One Coprobacter fastidiosus genomic window, TTATCTTGCCGAAAAAATTTGTAACGCTTTAAATTGCGAAATGGGAAACATGAAAATTCAGCATTTTGCGGATGGTGAATTTGGAGTATCTTTTGAAGAATCTATTCGGGGAAGCCAAGTTTATTTGGTACAATCGACATTCCCTAATTCTGATAACTTGATGGAGCTTTTATTGATGATCGATGCTGCAAAAAGAGCTTCTGCGAAATCGATAATCGCCGTAGTGCCTTATTTCGGTTGGGCGCGGCAAGATCGCAAAGATAAACCTCGTGTTTCTATTGCTGCAAAGCTGATAGCCGATTTGTTAAGTGTTGCCGGTATCGACCGTTTGATCACTATGGATCTGCATGCAGATCAGATACAGGGATTCTTTAATGTTCCGGTAGATCATTTGTATGCCTCTTCTGTATTCAGTCGTTATATTCAGTCTCTGAAACTCGAAAATATGGTTATTGCAACACCGGATGTCGGAGGTTCGAAGCGCGCTAATTCGTATGCGAAATATTTCGGTGTGCCTTTGGTATTATGCCATAAGTCCAGGGCAAAAGCCAATGAAGTAGAGAGTATGACAGTAATCGGTGATGTTGAAAATAAAAATGTCATTCTTATCGATGATATGGTAGATACGGCAGGAACTATAACTAAAGCTGCAGATTTGATGATGAGTAAGGGAGCTCTTTCTGTGCGGGCGATTGCCAGTCATGCCGTTATGTCCGATCCTGCAACAGATCGGGTAAATGAGTCAAAATTGACCGAAATGATCTTTACCGACAGTATCCCTTATTATAAAGATTGTCCTAAAGTTCGCATATTAAGCATTGCAGAGATGTTTGCAGATACTATTCGTAGAGTATATGAGAATGAGTCGATCAGTTCTCAATATATTATATAGTTGGAATTTTGTAAAATCATGTGTAAAAC contains:
- a CDS encoding ribose-phosphate pyrophosphokinase → MSQKPPFKVFAGTNSRYLAEKICNALNCEMGNMKIQHFADGEFGVSFEESIRGSQVYLVQSTFPNSDNLMELLLMIDAAKRASAKSIIAVVPYFGWARQDRKDKPRVSIAAKLIADLLSVAGIDRLITMDLHADQIQGFFNVPVDHLYASSVFSRYIQSLKLENMVIATPDVGGSKRANSYAKYFGVPLVLCHKSRAKANEVESMTVIGDVENKNVILIDDMVDTAGTITKAADLMMSKGALSVRAIASHAVMSDPATDRVNESKLTEMIFTDSIPYYKDCPKVRILSIAEMFADTIRRVYENESISSQYII